AATGGATAGAGTATGAGATTAAACTGGCTCAGTTTCTTTCTCTATCTTTTTTTTTGTGATTTTACCCTCCACGTCAGTAAACTCCTGATCAATGTTATCAAAGGATCGTTCAAAGATTTGCATGAAATCCTCACCGTAGATATTACGGATGATGGCCATCATTTCAATCATATCCGGAAACTTGCCATAAAGCTCACGCAGTGGAAGTGCACCTGAGAAAGCAGAGTTCTTGCTTGGGTCGTATGTCTCCATTAAATCAAGAAGAATTTTTTCACCTTCCGCTGTGATCTCTATATACGTATTCCTTTTGTCATTTTCTTTTTTGGAAAATGTTAAGTATCCGCGTTCCTCTAATTTTTTTGAAAAGTTAAATGCCGTAGAAACATGCATGACCCCAAATTTTGCAACATCAGAAATGGAAGAGCCATTAAGATGATAGGCAATCCAAAGAATATGATGCTCATTGATATTTAAATCATAGGGCTTGATCCATTGCTGCCAATCTTTTTCAATCGATTTCCATAATGCTTTGCTTAATTGTGCAATTCGTTGACTAAAAATCATTGCTTCTTTCATAGAATAATTTTTATTCTGCATATTATGGGCTCACCTACTTATAAGATTCTATATATTTATTATGACAATAAAATAAAAATTAATAAAGAAAAATATTTGCAAAATTTTTAGAAAATTTTAGTTTTTTAATGAATTCTCCATTCTTCTCCAATAAACCATGTAATTTATTGGGAAAAATGGAGAATCAAGTTTGTGTGACGATGTCAGCTATTAATCTTTTTAGAAGAAGGGGAGGCCGCTTCCAATTCTTTCAATGAATTTTCAATTTCTTGAACGTTCTTCAATAATTCATTTTTATTGGGTTCGATTTCCCGCTTCCAGTTCTCGATGACGACCTGAACATCCGAAATGAACGTTTTTACCGTTTCTTTGCTGATTTGTGAAGCCTCCATCGTGTCATCTTTAATATTTAGCATTTTTACCTTTAACTCATCAATTGTATTCTTAATTTCTTCGGTATTCGTTTTGATGCGGGTCCGTAGGTCTTTACCTGAACTTGGTGTTGAAAGTAAGGTTGCCGCACCAGCTACTACTGTTCCAGTCAAAAAGCCAATTATTAATGATTTTGCTTTCATTAGGATCACCTCATTTTATATTATGTTTTCGCTTTCCATGGTCTGAATCCCTGCTGAAAAAAGCATCAATTGGAAATTATGATAAATAGGGAGAGAAATACTATTGATATCAAAATACCATAATTTTCATCCTTATGGAAGAGTATCGACCATTTTATCTTTATATCACAAAAATATTTTTTTAAACTTAGAGAGTAAATATATAATATTTAAAAATAACTTGAAGCTTTATTAATAATGCTTCATATAAAAGGAAGATCAGCATATAGATAATAAAAACAAGCTGTCGGAACATGGATGGCACTGGTGGGTAAAGAATGAAAATCATTTTTTTAATAGGTCTGGTATGCGTGTGCGGAATGGGGTATTTTCTAAGGCGAGCTAAAACTCCTGGCATCTATCCGCCTAAGAGGGTACTCCAGGCTAGAGCCTTCGCTATGGGCCTCCCCGGGGTTTTACTGCTTTTCATTTGGTTTATGTGGATATTGATTCAATGATGAAGGATGATTCTGACTAGAATTCCAGATTCATAAGATTGGAAAAAAAGCACCGGATATTCCGGTGCTTTTTTAGGTATGATGATCCTGCTGCTTAAGCATTAATGGGTATATTTGATTTTCTTACGATGCCGTTCACAATTGGATAAATGATGACCATCGCAACTGTATTTAACAGTACGGCAGGAAGTACAACAGCGCCGAAAAGTGCAACGAAAGGCCCTGGAAGGGAAACGATATAATAAGCCGAACCAAGGAAGACAGCGCCGGAAATCATTGTTCCTACGGCAGTCAAGATACTAACGGTGACAACGGATGTTGAAAACTTCTTAAGACTGATGAATAAAAGGTAAAACAGAAAGGCTGTTGCCAATTTGTCTATGATATTTGGAATCTGTCCACCAGGAAATGTAGTTGTCATGGCAGAGATGGCTCCAGCAGCCAGGGCGACAATGAAAACATTCTTCTTCGCGGGAAACAGGGTAATCGCCAAAAACATCATCAACAGCATCATATCCGGTTTCATTCCAAGGAAGAATCCAGGTACGATAAAATGCAGGGCAGCCCCAATCCCGATTAATAGGGACAGTGACACAAGGGTTTTCGTTTTCATTTACTCATCTCTCCTATTCTCATCTCAACTAACATCTTTTCTTCAACAATGCACTATTGCCTGTTGCAAGAAGTTTAAAATAGTATATCATAAGACCTATTTTTTTAGAAGTTATATTTGTTTTAATTAAAGGATTTGAGCTTCCTTCGCTTTATACGATTCCTGGAATTTCTTCATGAAATCCGCAAGGTCCTGGCAATGGGATATAGGGACAGCATTATAGATGGATGCTCTGCAGCCACCAATGGAACGGTGACCGTTCAGTCCTACGAATCCGGCTT
The DNA window shown above is from Peribacillus sp. FSL P2-0133 and carries:
- a CDS encoding tryptophan transporter, with the translated sequence MKTKTLVSLSLLIGIGAALHFIVPGFFLGMKPDMMLLMMFLAITLFPAKKNVFIVALAAGAISAMTTTFPGGQIPNIIDKLATAFLFYLLFISLKKFSTSVVTVSILTAVGTMISGAVFLGSAYYIVSLPGPFVALFGAVVLPAVLLNTVAMVIIYPIVNGIVRKSNIPINA
- a CDS encoding YtxH domain-containing protein; protein product: MKAKSLIIGFLTGTVVAGAATLLSTPSSGKDLRTRIKTNTEEIKNTIDELKVKMLNIKDDTMEASQISKETVKTFISDVQVVIENWKREIEPNKNELLKNVQEIENSLKELEAASPSSKKINS
- a CDS encoding HTH-type transcriptional regulator Hpr, whose translation is MQNKNYSMKEAMIFSQRIAQLSKALWKSIEKDWQQWIKPYDLNINEHHILWIAYHLNGSSISDVAKFGVMHVSTAFNFSKKLEERGYLTFSKKENDKRNTYIEITAEGEKILLDLMETYDPSKNSAFSGALPLRELYGKFPDMIEMMAIIRNIYGEDFMQIFERSFDNIDQEFTDVEGKITKKKIEKETEPV